One segment of Neobacillus endophyticus DNA contains the following:
- a CDS encoding MDR family MFS transporter, translated as MELNKLDKKRIIFIMTGLMLAILLASLDSTIVGTAMPKIIEKLNGFSYYTWPVISYLLCITISMPLFGKLSDLYGFKKIYVIGIVIFLVGSALCGMSQNMLQLIFFRGLQGIGGAVLISNTMAIIGVLFPPADRAKYTGILGTAGALASIVGPTLGGYITDSFNWRWIFYVNVPVGMIALLIIISALPSHTETEKRKKVDYVGAAALVLALIPLLLGFTWGGNKYAWNSVQIMSMFAFSLVMLIGFLLIEKKAADPVIPLALFKSSVFNFSAIEMFLLNAILMGSTIFIPLFVQGVVGKSASKSGAIMTPMMVSLIIGSIVSGVIISKTQKYKLQSIIGFIVIALGSLLLVFLRVDSGNFVIVSDMIILGIGMGIVMPILSSAAQNAFSEEQMGVVTSGVQFFKLLGSTISSAVMGTILNTSISDGIQHLDVSKLPAGMTAVLMNPSMISNTEMLTGIKAKLPAVMLPAFQKVVEQIKHILANSIHDVFMICLVIALVGLFLIFFMKEIPLAKRSIEGE; from the coding sequence ATGGAACTGAATAAATTAGATAAAAAGAGGATTATCTTCATCATGACTGGATTAATGCTGGCCATTTTGCTTGCTTCACTGGATAGTACCATTGTGGGGACGGCGATGCCTAAAATTATTGAAAAACTAAATGGCTTTTCCTATTACACTTGGCCAGTAATTTCCTATTTGCTTTGCATAACTATTTCGATGCCGTTGTTTGGAAAGTTATCGGACTTATATGGATTTAAAAAGATTTATGTCATTGGAATTGTGATTTTTCTTGTCGGTTCAGCATTGTGCGGAATGTCGCAAAATATGCTTCAATTAATTTTTTTCAGGGGGCTGCAAGGTATTGGCGGAGCGGTTCTCATTTCCAATACAATGGCCATTATTGGTGTATTATTTCCACCCGCTGACAGGGCGAAATATACCGGAATTTTGGGTACCGCTGGTGCGTTAGCCAGCATTGTCGGACCAACGCTAGGAGGATATATAACCGATTCATTCAACTGGCGATGGATCTTTTATGTGAATGTGCCAGTAGGAATGATTGCGTTACTCATTATTATTTCTGCCCTCCCGTCTCATACAGAAACTGAGAAACGGAAAAAGGTTGATTATGTTGGTGCGGCGGCTCTTGTACTTGCCTTAATACCACTGCTCTTGGGATTTACATGGGGGGGCAATAAATATGCCTGGAATTCAGTGCAAATTATGTCCATGTTTGCCTTTTCCCTTGTGATGCTGATAGGCTTTTTACTTATAGAGAAAAAGGCCGCTGATCCGGTTATCCCTTTAGCTCTTTTCAAAAGCTCTGTTTTTAATTTTTCAGCTATTGAGATGTTTTTGCTAAATGCCATATTAATGGGCTCGACTATATTCATCCCGCTTTTCGTGCAAGGTGTAGTGGGCAAAAGTGCCAGCAAATCGGGTGCCATCATGACACCGATGATGGTGAGTCTTATCATTGGTTCCATTGTTAGCGGAGTGATTATTTCCAAAACACAAAAATATAAATTACAATCGATTATTGGTTTTATTGTGATTGCTCTTGGTTCGCTCTTGTTAGTTTTTCTGCGAGTCGATTCCGGGAACTTTGTGATTGTGAGCGATATGATTATATTGGGCATAGGAATGGGGATTGTTATGCCAATCCTCAGTTCAGCCGCACAAAATGCTTTTTCTGAGGAACAAATGGGGGTTGTGACATCAGGGGTCCAATTTTTTAAGTTATTAGGTTCCACTATTTCGTCAGCTGTCATGGGGACGATTTTAAATACATCCATTTCGGATGGAATTCAACATTTGGATGTAAGCAAGCTGCCAGCGGGTATGACGGCTGTGCTTATGAATCCGAGTATGATTTCAAATACAGAGATGTTGACAGGGATCAAGGCAAAACTTCCTGCGGTGATGCTGCCTGCTTTTCAAAAGGTGGTGGAGCAAATTAAACACATCCTTGCCAATTCTATTCATGATGTATTTATGATTTGTTTGGTGATTGCTTTGGTTGGTTTGTTTTTAATATTCTTCATGAAGGAAATTCCGTTGGCCAAACGGTCGATTGAGGGAGAGTAA
- a CDS encoding sigma-70 family RNA polymerase sigma factor, producing the protein MCDQNKDNQLICRILSGNQQAYGELYEKTIPYVYKTVHFLVEEKNDVDDLVQDIYFQVYQSLRKYDGKREFKPWLMGIAMKQIQSYRRKRWMRFRIAKKAEEYEHVAEIDFTNHVVDKMANEFLIHLVNELPFKLKQVVILRYLNDHSQEEVANILEIPVGTVKSRINAALNKLRSNEQGKKIFLEKVRNA; encoded by the coding sequence ATGTGTGATCAAAACAAGGACAATCAGCTCATTTGTCGTATTCTATCAGGCAATCAACAGGCATATGGGGAGCTATATGAAAAAACCATTCCATATGTTTATAAGACTGTTCACTTTCTTGTAGAAGAAAAAAATGATGTAGATGATCTGGTTCAAGATATTTATTTTCAAGTATATCAATCGCTTCGCAAGTATGACGGTAAAAGAGAGTTTAAGCCTTGGTTAATGGGAATTGCCATGAAACAAATTCAATCCTATAGAAGAAAGAGATGGATGCGATTTCGGATTGCAAAAAAAGCAGAAGAATACGAACATGTGGCAGAAATTGATTTTACAAATCATGTTGTTGATAAAATGGCTAACGAATTTCTCATTCATTTAGTAAATGAATTGCCTTTCAAACTTAAACAAGTGGTGATTCTGCGTTACTTGAATGATCACTCGCAAGAAGAGGTGGCGAATATCTTAGAGATACCCGTCGGAACCGTTAAATCAAGAATTAACGCTGCATTAAATAAATTACGTTCAAATGAACAAGGGAAAAAAATATTTTTAGAGAAAGTGAGGAATGCGTAA
- a CDS encoding TetR/AcrR family transcriptional regulator, with amino-acid sequence MSNTREHILNVSFKLFLKKNFKEVTMKEIVEETGISKGAFYHHFESKEQLFLEVLNHSIASVTAVYKDLSKDSLRQFYHDYFYSFRKMETLFPIDAAEDSIFELNIFSLFFDGIKMFPGFQDKLQEVLQFELNSWKEIVQIAREKGEISSCMSDEHVAKMFIYSSDGIGMHSFISKGNGEEARTALIDLWNGFYEELKC; translated from the coding sequence ATGTCAAATACACGAGAACATATCCTGAATGTATCCTTCAAACTTTTTTTGAAAAAGAATTTTAAAGAAGTCACCATGAAGGAAATTGTCGAGGAAACAGGTATATCGAAGGGTGCCTTTTACCACCATTTTGAAAGTAAGGAGCAGCTTTTTCTTGAAGTTCTCAATCATTCCATTGCTTCTGTAACAGCAGTGTATAAGGACTTAAGCAAGGATTCGCTTCGCCAATTTTATCACGATTACTTTTATTCTTTTCGTAAAATGGAAACTTTGTTCCCGATTGATGCTGCTGAAGATAGCATTTTTGAACTGAATATTTTTTCGCTGTTTTTCGATGGGATCAAGATGTTCCCCGGTTTTCAAGACAAACTTCAAGAGGTTTTGCAATTTGAATTGAATTCGTGGAAAGAAATTGTTCAAATTGCCAGGGAAAAAGGGGAGATCTCCTCATGTATGAGTGATGAACACGTCGCGAAAATGTTTATTTACTCTTCGGATGGGATCGGTATGCATAGCTTCATTTCGAAAGGAAATGGTGAAGAAGCTAGAACGGCGTTAATTGATTTGTGGAATGGTTTTTATGAGGAATTGAAATGTTGA